One Natrinema marinum genomic window carries:
- a CDS encoding UbiA family prenyltransferase has product MERKNHALSTENTTAAAIHNALFALLPSSVERFLGALIYSSAYLSLIAMAEVVIVSALLALPPSPAALVVGLIVFAIYANDRLADADTDAVSNPRQAAFVKRHRDVLYVLASVAYGLAVALSVLGGPIALAITLFPGALWVCYATDWVPGTGAHVRRLKDIFLLNTTVVALAWAVTLTFLPLAFADGAVTESVLIVFCYFFLRVFTNTEIPNVRDIEGDRAIGVLTIPVVFGVDRTRQFLLGIDLCTGALVVFAARSGYLAPGLGLALLAGIAYSVGVSSLIGRYDNERLLARIAECEYIVVFTALVIVVLLS; this is encoded by the coding sequence CACTACTGCGGCAGCTATCCACAACGCCCTGTTCGCGTTGCTCCCCTCGAGTGTGGAGCGATTTTTGGGCGCACTGATATACAGTTCGGCCTATCTGTCGCTGATCGCGATGGCCGAGGTGGTGATCGTTTCGGCGCTCCTCGCGCTGCCGCCGAGCCCGGCAGCCCTCGTCGTCGGACTGATCGTCTTCGCCATCTACGCCAACGATCGCCTCGCAGACGCCGACACCGACGCGGTCTCGAATCCGCGACAGGCGGCGTTCGTCAAACGACACCGCGACGTACTCTACGTACTGGCGTCGGTCGCGTACGGCCTCGCCGTTGCGCTCTCGGTACTCGGCGGTCCGATCGCACTCGCGATAACCCTGTTCCCGGGCGCGCTCTGGGTCTGTTATGCGACGGACTGGGTACCCGGCACCGGCGCACACGTCCGACGACTGAAAGACATTTTCCTCCTCAATACGACCGTGGTTGCGCTCGCGTGGGCCGTGACGCTGACGTTCCTGCCCCTCGCGTTCGCCGACGGCGCCGTCACGGAATCGGTGCTGATCGTCTTCTGCTACTTCTTCCTTCGTGTCTTTACGAACACGGAGATTCCGAACGTCCGCGACATCGAGGGCGACCGAGCCATCGGTGTGCTAACGATTCCGGTCGTGTTCGGCGTGGACCGAACGCGCCAGTTTCTCCTCGGCATCGATCTCTGTACGGGCGCACTCGTGGTGTTCGCGGCTCGCTCCGGCTATCTGGCTCCCGGACTGGGTCTCGCGTTGCTCGCCGGCATCGCCTACTCCGTCGGCGTCTCCTCGCTGATCGGCCGGTACGACAACGAGCGCCTGCTCGCGAGGATCGCCGAGTGTGAGTACATCGTCGTCTTCACCGCGCTCGTGATCGTTGTCCTGCTTTCCTGA
- a CDS encoding histidine kinase N-terminal 7TM domain-containing protein, whose product MATGATAALLSWRERPEPGSAPLVVMLAGQCWWSALLIFDLEASTLGAKVFWANLRWIGVVAVPLGWMLFSLEYTGRDQYVRPRYVALFSVVPLLTVVFALTGNPLLYTESELVRKGGLLLLSRTPGPWFWVITAYTYLLGLLGSVPLLDLIRNDSLPFRGQSAALLVGILAPWVSNIFFLADAVPVPGLDPTPVAFSISGVAYLGALTRFQLFGTSPSPNPRARRLLFDRMPDGAIVTDGHRNVVEINETGAELLGTERRRALGRPLRELVPDDSLVPSGESDLDHGPFKSPDDQRLYDVTGTAVTDIHDRTIGHVITFHDISEHVRQQQRHEVLNRVFRHNIRTETNVISSYAELLADTDTQGGADEITESAQRIEELANKAREIIAVFERARESTEAVALESLLDDSIEPVRDEYPDARIERESADGLYVAGVLEPVFANLVENGVEHNPDPNPTVRIRVETDDDWVRVRIADDGPGIDVTERSTLERGTETPLEHGSGLGLWLAKWGAEIADGSVVFEANEPTGSVVTVEVPLLSSADTEETRTASGELAP is encoded by the coding sequence ATTGCCACTGGTGCGACCGCCGCACTGCTCTCCTGGCGAGAGCGACCCGAACCGGGTTCCGCTCCACTCGTCGTGATGCTCGCCGGCCAGTGCTGGTGGTCTGCCCTCCTCATCTTCGATCTCGAGGCGTCGACGCTCGGCGCGAAAGTGTTCTGGGCGAACCTCCGATGGATCGGCGTCGTCGCCGTTCCACTCGGCTGGATGCTCTTCTCGCTCGAGTACACCGGCCGAGACCAGTACGTTCGGCCGCGCTACGTCGCATTGTTTTCGGTCGTGCCGCTGCTCACCGTCGTCTTCGCGTTGACCGGCAATCCGCTGTTGTACACCGAGTCGGAACTCGTCCGAAAGGGGGGACTCCTGCTGTTGAGTCGGACGCCCGGCCCCTGGTTCTGGGTCATCACCGCGTACACGTATCTGCTGGGGCTGCTCGGGTCCGTTCCGTTGCTGGATCTGATCCGGAACGACTCGCTGCCGTTCAGGGGCCAGAGCGCGGCGCTGCTCGTCGGTATCCTGGCGCCGTGGGTCAGCAACATTTTCTTTCTCGCCGACGCCGTTCCGGTTCCGGGACTCGACCCCACGCCGGTCGCGTTCTCGATTTCCGGCGTCGCCTATCTGGGCGCGCTCACTCGCTTTCAACTGTTCGGCACGAGTCCGTCGCCGAACCCACGGGCGCGTCGGCTGCTGTTCGACCGGATGCCCGACGGTGCGATCGTGACCGACGGGCACAGGAACGTCGTCGAAATTAACGAAACCGGCGCGGAGCTCTTAGGAACCGAACGCCGTCGTGCGCTCGGCAGACCGCTTCGGGAACTCGTTCCCGACGACTCGCTCGTTCCATCGGGCGAGTCGGACCTGGACCACGGGCCGTTCAAGAGCCCCGATGACCAGCGGCTGTACGACGTGACCGGCACCGCCGTGACGGACATCCACGACCGAACGATCGGTCACGTCATCACGTTTCACGACATCAGCGAGCACGTCAGACAGCAACAGCGCCACGAGGTCCTGAACCGCGTCTTCCGTCACAACATCCGTACCGAAACCAACGTCATCAGCAGCTACGCCGAACTGCTCGCGGATACGGACACGCAGGGCGGTGCCGACGAGATCACCGAGAGCGCGCAACGGATCGAAGAACTGGCGAACAAAGCCCGCGAGATCATCGCGGTCTTCGAGCGGGCCCGAGAGTCGACCGAAGCCGTGGCGCTCGAGTCGCTTCTCGACGATAGCATCGAACCCGTTCGTGACGAGTACCCGGACGCGCGCATCGAGCGCGAGTCAGCTGACGGCCTCTACGTCGCCGGCGTCCTCGAGCCGGTCTTCGCGAACCTCGTCGAAAACGGCGTCGAGCACAACCCGGATCCGAATCCGACCGTCCGGATCCGCGTCGAGACCGACGACGACTGGGTCCGCGTCCGGATCGCGGACGACGGTCCCGGAATCGATGTCACCGAACGATCGACGCTGGAACGCGGCACCGAAACCCCGCTGGAACACGGGAGCGGGCTCGGCCTCTGGTTGGCCAAGTGGGGGGCCGAGATCGCCGACGGCTCGGTGGTTTTCGAAGCGAACGAACCGACCGGATCGGTCGTCACCGTCGAGGTGCCGCTGTTGTCCTCCGCCGACACCGAAGAGACGCGAACCGCGTCGGGCGAACTCGCGCCGTAA
- a CDS encoding tryptophan--tRNA ligase, whose protein sequence is MTGDDPLEESESGEPTTGEPLPDGGAAGADDVALDPWGSSSVSDYRKLFEEFGIEEFDEVLEEVPNPHYLMRRGVIFGHRDYRPVAEALRNDEPAAVLSGFMPTGDPHIGHKLVFDEIIWHQQQGADAYALIADLEANSARGMSWEEIDEHSRDYLLSLLALGFDPEEGTLYRQSTNRELQDLAFELGAEANFSELQAIYGFDGETDVSHMQSVVTQMADILYPQLEEPKPTVIPVGPDQDPHVRLARDLAERMRFFKVSEAYASFELEPAERDLVADFYDRLDPADFDDDSLRCVHVAEAIEETPLSELAVDADTLSSVLTKLEEAGMEPVRPRTRFFDRRATDEAFDALIDAIDGEKRVYESHVDAFEIDREEAEELAREIEVDNGGHGFQPPSSIYHRFMTGLTGGKMSSSIPASHISLLDDPEDGYDKVKAATTGGRETAEEQREKGGRADECPVYELYAYLLSGDDDEFAKRVYDECVGGERLCGDCKEQAAQLMREFLEEHQEKREEVEDLLERTDIELESPRRR, encoded by the coding sequence ATGACCGGAGACGACCCACTCGAGGAGTCCGAGTCAGGGGAACCGACGACCGGGGAACCGCTGCCAGATGGCGGCGCTGCAGGCGCAGACGATGTCGCGCTGGACCCCTGGGGTTCCTCGTCCGTCTCCGACTACCGCAAGTTGTTCGAGGAGTTCGGCATCGAGGAGTTCGACGAGGTCTTAGAGGAGGTGCCAAACCCTCACTACCTGATGCGCCGTGGCGTCATCTTCGGCCACCGCGACTACCGACCGGTCGCCGAGGCGCTGCGAAACGACGAGCCCGCGGCCGTCCTCTCGGGCTTTATGCCCACCGGCGACCCACACATCGGCCACAAGCTGGTCTTCGACGAGATCATCTGGCACCAACAGCAGGGAGCGGACGCCTACGCGCTGATCGCCGACCTCGAGGCCAACTCCGCACGCGGGATGTCGTGGGAAGAGATCGACGAACACTCCCGAGACTACCTGCTGTCCCTGCTCGCGCTCGGCTTCGATCCCGAGGAGGGGACGCTCTATCGGCAGTCGACCAACCGCGAGCTACAGGATCTGGCCTTCGAACTCGGCGCTGAGGCCAACTTTTCGGAGCTTCAGGCGATCTACGGCTTCGACGGCGAGACCGACGTCTCGCACATGCAATCGGTCGTCACCCAGATGGCCGACATCCTCTACCCGCAACTCGAGGAGCCCAAACCGACGGTCATCCCCGTCGGCCCGGACCAGGACCCCCACGTCCGGCTGGCCCGCGACCTCGCCGAGCGGATGCGCTTCTTCAAGGTGAGCGAAGCGTACGCCAGCTTCGAACTCGAGCCCGCGGAACGCGACCTGGTCGCCGACTTCTACGACCGGCTCGATCCCGCCGACTTCGACGACGACAGCCTCCGCTGTGTCCACGTCGCCGAGGCGATCGAGGAGACGCCGCTGTCCGAACTCGCAGTCGACGCCGACACGCTGAGTTCGGTCCTGACGAAACTCGAGGAGGCCGGCATGGAGCCGGTCCGGCCGCGCACCCGCTTTTTCGACCGGCGGGCGACCGACGAGGCCTTCGACGCGCTGATCGACGCCATCGACGGCGAGAAGCGGGTATACGAGAGTCACGTCGATGCCTTCGAGATCGACCGCGAGGAAGCCGAGGAACTCGCCCGCGAGATCGAAGTCGACAACGGCGGCCACGGCTTTCAACCGCCCTCGTCGATCTACCACCGCTTCATGACCGGGCTGACCGGCGGCAAGATGTCCTCGTCGATCCCGGCCTCCCACATCTCGCTGCTGGACGACCCCGAGGACGGCTACGACAAGGTGAAGGCGGCGACCACCGGCGGCCGCGAGACCGCCGAGGAACAGCGCGAGAAGGGGGGCCGAGCCGACGAGTGTCCCGTCTACGAACTGTACGCCTACCTGCTGTCCGGTGACGACGACGAGTTCGCGAAACGCGTCTACGACGAGTGCGTCGGCGGCGAGCGCCTCTGTGGCGACTGCAAGGAGCAAGCGGCGCAGTTGATGCGGGAGTTCCTCGAGGAACACCAGGAGAAACGCGAAGAGGTCGAAGACCTGCTCGAGCGGACGGATATCGAACTCGAGTCGCCGCGGCGTCGCTGA
- a CDS encoding methylated-DNA--[protein]-cysteine S-methyltransferase, with translation MYVELFGSELTIDESRIDADSETIREQIGEYETGERRAFDLEIAYPDGFTGAVMRAMTEIPAGETRTYGEIARTLESAPVAVGQACGRNPVPLIVPCHRIVGVDSLVGYGGGLELKRQLLEHEGAAIPGEP, from the coding sequence ATGTACGTCGAACTGTTCGGGAGCGAACTGACGATCGACGAATCGCGGATCGACGCCGATTCGGAGACGATTCGCGAGCAAATAGGGGAGTACGAGACCGGCGAGCGGCGGGCGTTCGACCTCGAGATCGCGTACCCCGACGGCTTCACGGGAGCCGTCATGCGGGCGATGACGGAGATTCCGGCTGGCGAGACGCGAACGTACGGCGAGATCGCGAGGACCCTCGAGAGCGCGCCGGTCGCGGTCGGACAGGCCTGCGGCCGCAACCCGGTCCCGTTGATCGTCCCCTGTCACCGGATCGTCGGCGTCGACTCCCTCGTCGGCTACGGCGGCGGGCTCGAGCTGAAACGGCAGTTGCTTGAGCACGAGGGCGCGGCGATTCCCGGCGAGCCGTAG
- a CDS encoding ornithine cyclodeaminase family protein, which produces MTGFPILTDGDVYSQFDYEQVVDAMRAAFAERAAGTLEAPPRWRVDAGEGDIVFTAGSATGPANATGFRVYTTHSGSDDGLTELVAVFDATTGAFEGLIAGYAVGGLRTGGIGGVAIDTLAREDSETLGVLGTGFQARAQVGAACAARDFAEVLVHSPTAESRESFAETADGEVEPPVRAVDDPEPVVREADALVCATNSEEPVFDPDWLEDGTHVTTIGPRFEDAHELPLEVVGRADVIATDSLPQVDAYDRPYVASGADRERMVELAAVLEDSDHGRQHTDDVTLFCSVGLAGTEVVLGREFLERFA; this is translated from the coding sequence ATGACCGGGTTTCCCATCCTGACGGACGGCGACGTATACTCCCAGTTCGACTACGAGCAGGTCGTCGACGCCATGCGGGCGGCGTTCGCCGAACGAGCCGCGGGCACGCTCGAGGCCCCGCCGCGTTGGCGGGTCGACGCCGGCGAGGGGGACATCGTATTCACCGCCGGCTCCGCGACCGGGCCGGCGAACGCGACCGGCTTCCGCGTCTACACGACGCATTCCGGATCCGACGACGGGCTCACTGAGCTCGTGGCGGTCTTCGATGCGACGACCGGCGCGTTCGAGGGCCTCATCGCGGGTTACGCCGTCGGCGGCCTCCGAACCGGCGGCATCGGCGGCGTCGCGATCGACACGCTCGCTCGCGAGGACAGCGAGACGCTCGGCGTGCTCGGGACGGGCTTTCAGGCTCGAGCGCAGGTCGGCGCGGCGTGTGCGGCCCGCGACTTCGCGGAGGTGCTGGTCCACAGCCCGACCGCGGAGAGCCGCGAGTCGTTCGCCGAGACGGCGGACGGCGAGGTCGAGCCGCCCGTCCGCGCGGTCGATGACCCCGAACCGGTCGTTCGCGAAGCCGACGCGCTCGTCTGTGCGACGAACAGCGAGGAACCGGTTTTCGACCCCGACTGGCTCGAGGACGGCACTCACGTCACGACGATCGGCCCGCGATTCGAGGACGCTCACGAACTCCCGCTCGAAGTCGTCGGCCGCGCCGATGTGATCGCGACCGACTCGCTCCCGCAGGTCGACGCCTACGACCGGCCGTACGTGGCCTCCGGCGCGGACCGCGAGCGGATGGTCGAACTCGCCGCGGTGCTCGAGGACTCCGACCACGGCCGGCAGCACACCGATGATGTCACGCTGTTTTGCTCGGTCGGGCTGGCCGGAACAGAGGTCGTGCTCGGACGCGAGTTCCTCGAGCGGTTCGCGTGA
- a CDS encoding cell division protein FtsZ codes for MQLAVIGVGGAGCRIASAVGTTGPAADSFVSDVFAFDTDGDALAALTDVSESHRYRYGPDGDIDLDDDLERGLELGRERADELVDVLDRGTPAAADAILVAVGLGGATGGGTVPPLVATLQRRYDAPVYVLGTLPADGEFGSDGGPGGTDRRPQAAGPAVDPDAPATPPRPHAPANAVDALERLDGRADAVLCFDNERWLRTGERLAEGRDRCNRELATRIAAVFGATEPSDEGGERGIDADDIGRVVGSTTDIVTIGYAEQDVDTGGSRFGLGLFSTEETVDRTSAVSAVETVVRKGIHGKLTLECEPEAAERAMLLVGGPPAWLDRQAIADGRRTLEDATDGARTLGGHVPQPDAESVFAAVVLAAIAPVDRLEELRAIADRSA; via the coding sequence ATGCAACTCGCGGTGATCGGCGTCGGGGGCGCGGGCTGTCGGATCGCGTCGGCGGTCGGGACCACGGGGCCCGCGGCCGACTCGTTCGTTTCCGACGTCTTCGCGTTCGATACCGACGGCGACGCGCTGGCGGCACTCACCGACGTATCGGAGTCCCACCGATATCGGTACGGACCGGATGGCGATATCGACCTCGACGACGACCTAGAACGCGGCCTCGAGCTCGGACGAGAGCGCGCCGACGAACTCGTCGACGTGCTGGATCGGGGAACACCGGCGGCCGCGGACGCGATCCTCGTCGCGGTCGGCCTCGGCGGGGCGACCGGCGGCGGAACGGTCCCCCCGCTGGTCGCGACGCTGCAACGACGGTACGACGCGCCGGTGTACGTCCTCGGGACGCTCCCGGCAGACGGCGAGTTCGGGTCCGACGGCGGTCCCGGCGGGACCGATCGCCGACCGCAAGCAGCCGGACCCGCCGTCGACCCCGACGCGCCGGCAACGCCACCGCGACCGCACGCTCCGGCCAACGCCGTCGACGCGCTCGAGCGACTCGACGGACGCGCCGACGCCGTCCTCTGTTTCGACAACGAGCGGTGGCTCCGCACCGGCGAGCGCCTCGCCGAGGGCCGCGATCGGTGCAACCGGGAACTGGCGACGCGGATCGCGGCCGTCTTCGGCGCCACCGAACCGAGCGACGAGGGCGGCGAACGGGGCATCGACGCGGACGACATCGGCCGCGTCGTGGGGAGCACGACAGACATCGTGACGATCGGGTACGCCGAGCAGGACGTCGACACCGGCGGCTCGCGCTTCGGGCTGGGACTGTTTTCGACGGAGGAGACCGTCGACCGGACCAGCGCGGTCAGCGCCGTCGAGACCGTCGTTCGGAAGGGAATCCACGGCAAGCTCACGCTCGAGTGCGAACCCGAGGCCGCCGAGCGGGCCATGCTGCTCGTCGGCGGCCCGCCGGCCTGGCTCGACCGGCAGGCGATCGCCGACGGACGGCGCACGCTCGAAGACGCCACCGACGGGGCACGAACGCTCGGCGGCCACGTCCCCCAGCCGGACGCGGAGTCCGTCTTCGCGGCGGTCGTCCTCGCCGCTATCGCGCCGGTCGACCGACTCGAGGAGTTACGGGCGATAGCGGATCGATCGGCGTGA
- the endA gene encoding tRNA-intron lyase yields MALEGRFDDGVVRVGGDARQRYHDSRGYGYPLSGNEIALAPVEAAHLLYRGDLEAVVGSDGDRLEFREFVAREPGERFGVRFLVYADLRERGFYLSPAAEPWLSEPPGGEADFAVFPRGKGPGDGEIAYALRVIGERTDVPAAELREGVLAVVDEESEITYFEVKRRDPTGTSRREGGLPEHCEADLLADRVVVWEPPLELYEESFYGQPLEGREYDEPTLQCSLLEAAYLAERGALALEAETVRERGREVEGERFERRLTVYTELRERGVVPKTGYKFGADFRTYADVESVDDLGHSELLVRVHPAKYVFEPRDLALDVRLAHGVRKTMVFALVSDDTSGAAGGIEWWSLERLTP; encoded by the coding sequence ATGGCACTCGAGGGGCGGTTCGACGACGGCGTCGTCCGCGTGGGCGGCGACGCGCGCCAGCGGTATCACGATTCGCGGGGCTACGGCTACCCGCTCTCCGGCAACGAGATCGCCCTCGCGCCCGTCGAGGCGGCCCACCTGCTGTATCGGGGGGACCTCGAGGCGGTCGTCGGCAGCGACGGCGACCGCCTCGAGTTCCGGGAGTTCGTGGCCCGCGAGCCGGGCGAGCGCTTCGGCGTGCGGTTTCTGGTTTACGCGGACCTGCGCGAGCGCGGCTTCTACCTCTCGCCGGCCGCCGAGCCGTGGCTCTCGGAGCCGCCGGGCGGCGAGGCCGACTTCGCGGTGTTCCCGCGCGGGAAAGGGCCCGGCGACGGTGAGATCGCCTACGCGCTGCGAGTGATCGGCGAGCGGACCGACGTGCCGGCCGCCGAACTCCGCGAGGGCGTGCTCGCGGTCGTCGACGAGGAGAGCGAGATTACCTACTTCGAAGTGAAACGGCGGGACCCGACGGGCACCTCGAGACGCGAGGGCGGGCTCCCCGAGCACTGCGAGGCCGATCTGCTGGCCGATCGGGTCGTCGTCTGGGAGCCCCCGCTCGAACTCTACGAGGAATCGTTCTACGGCCAGCCCCTCGAGGGGCGGGAGTACGACGAGCCGACGCTCCAGTGTTCCCTGCTCGAGGCGGCCTACCTCGCCGAGCGAGGGGCGCTCGCGCTCGAAGCCGAAACGGTCCGCGAGCGGGGCCGAGAGGTCGAGGGCGAGCGGTTCGAGCGGCGACTGACGGTCTATACCGAACTCCGCGAGCGCGGCGTCGTCCCCAAGACGGGGTACAAGTTCGGCGCCGACTTCCGAACGTATGCCGACGTGGAGTCCGTCGACGACCTCGGGCACTCCGAACTGCTCGTTCGCGTCCACCCAGCCAAGTACGTCTTCGAGCCGCGCGACCTCGCGCTCGACGTGCGGCTCGCCCACGGCGTCCGGAAGACGATGGTGTTCGCGCTCGTGAGCGACGATACTAGCGGCGCGGCCGGTGGAATCGAGTGGTGGTCGCTCGAGCGGCTGACGCCCTGA
- a CDS encoding endonuclease NucS domain-containing protein, whose translation MIDDAIRVLAGDCTVIAENSERAEYRGRVTTIVKPDNTVLVHDTDGYQPVAWLTRADSVSSDRTGDFTLVAKKDTQTLRIAAHEQDGFAHYPTSAAGTPVGDCPDCGGALVRSSGVHCVACGDRYGIPADATIRDDHCACDCGLPKMRVERGLAFNVCLDRACESLDAAVKQAFDREWDCPEPDCDGDLRILRRGGLIAGCEHYPHCEAGFAVPAGVVDGECDCGLPTFETGSGIRCLDATCDRALEGAGALKADPAADD comes from the coding sequence ATGATCGACGACGCGATTCGCGTGCTGGCGGGCGACTGTACCGTCATCGCCGAGAACAGCGAGCGAGCGGAGTACCGCGGCCGAGTGACGACGATCGTCAAACCCGACAACACCGTGTTGGTCCACGACACCGACGGCTATCAGCCCGTCGCGTGGCTCACCCGCGCCGACAGCGTCTCGAGCGACCGCACGGGCGATTTCACCCTCGTCGCAAAAAAGGACACCCAGACGCTGCGGATCGCCGCCCACGAGCAGGACGGCTTCGCTCACTACCCCACCTCCGCGGCCGGCACGCCCGTCGGCGACTGCCCGGACTGCGGCGGCGCGCTCGTTCGCTCGAGCGGCGTTCACTGTGTCGCCTGTGGCGACCGCTACGGTATCCCGGCGGATGCGACGATCCGCGACGACCACTGTGCGTGCGACTGCGGGCTCCCGAAAATGCGCGTCGAACGCGGCCTCGCCTTCAACGTCTGCCTCGACCGAGCCTGTGAGTCCCTCGACGCGGCGGTCAAACAGGCCTTCGACCGCGAGTGGGACTGCCCCGAACCGGACTGTGACGGCGACCTCCGAATCCTTCGGCGCGGCGGCCTCATCGCCGGCTGCGAACACTACCCCCACTGCGAGGCCGGCTTCGCCGTCCCGGCCGGCGTCGTCGACGGCGAGTGCGACTGTGGCCTGCCGACCTTCGAAACCGGAAGCGGCATCCGCTGTCTCGACGCGACCTGTGACCGCGCGCTCGAGGGAGCGGGAGCGCTCAAGGCCGACCCCGCGGCCGACGACTGA
- a CDS encoding Lrp/AsnC ligand binding domain-containing protein: protein MVYAYATVDTATDTAESVCDALADIESVVDVHVIAGDFDVMIELEGETPHDVLETMTSAIRPLEGVGTTRTYIAID, encoded by the coding sequence ATGGTCTACGCGTATGCGACGGTCGATACCGCGACCGATACGGCCGAATCGGTATGCGACGCCCTCGCAGACATCGAGAGCGTCGTCGACGTGCACGTCATCGCGGGCGACTTCGACGTAATGATCGAACTAGAAGGCGAGACGCCCCACGACGTGCTCGAGACGATGACGTCGGCGATCCGGCCGCTCGAGGGCGTCGGGACGACGCGAACCTACATCGCCATCGACTGA
- a CDS encoding helix-turn-helix transcriptional regulator, which produces MNVRVGVTVAVVAALLVSVGPIAAATGASPVDSDHTRASPFALQQDQIDADEVRMNVALRPNGTAEWTIEFWMRLDDNESTAAFESLRDDIRDDPANHTQTFADRMRDTVSTASNATGRKMAADGFAVETDRQSFAREYGVVRYTFRWRGFAAVEGDELRAGDALEGLYLDDGTRLLIAWPEGYERASVAPEPDEERDGAVLWRGGQTDFVSGEPRVVVTAAGSGPPAAVFAAIAAAVLGGAAGWWYYTRRTERSDGEEADPGSASDSESTRSDRPEPESPPSTTAGAEGSDADATGAPDPELLSNEEQVLRLVRERGGRMKQQAVVDELDWTDAKTSKVVSGLREEGRLESFRLGRENVLSLPDADEDLVADTCADAGSERTE; this is translated from the coding sequence ATGAACGTTCGCGTCGGCGTAACGGTCGCAGTGGTCGCGGCGCTGCTCGTCAGCGTCGGCCCGATCGCGGCCGCGACCGGTGCGTCCCCCGTCGACTCCGACCACACGAGGGCGTCTCCGTTCGCGCTCCAACAGGATCAGATCGACGCGGACGAGGTTCGAATGAACGTCGCGCTCCGGCCGAACGGGACCGCCGAGTGGACGATCGAGTTCTGGATGCGTTTAGACGACAACGAGAGCACGGCGGCGTTCGAGTCGCTGCGAGACGACATCCGGGACGATCCGGCCAATCACACGCAGACGTTCGCCGACCGAATGCGTGACACGGTTTCGACGGCGAGCAACGCGACGGGCCGCAAGATGGCCGCCGACGGCTTCGCGGTGGAGACGGATCGACAGTCGTTCGCGCGCGAGTACGGCGTCGTCAGGTACACCTTCCGCTGGCGCGGCTTCGCCGCCGTCGAGGGCGACGAACTGCGCGCGGGCGACGCGCTCGAGGGGCTCTACCTCGACGACGGGACGCGGCTGTTGATCGCGTGGCCCGAGGGCTACGAGCGAGCGTCGGTCGCGCCGGAGCCGGACGAGGAACGCGACGGAGCCGTGCTCTGGCGCGGCGGCCAGACCGACTTCGTCTCCGGGGAGCCCCGCGTCGTCGTTACCGCTGCGGGATCGGGGCCGCCGGCGGCGGTGTTCGCAGCGATCGCGGCCGCCGTGCTCGGCGGGGCCGCCGGCTGGTGGTACTACACGCGTCGTACGGAGCGATCCGACGGCGAGGAGGCCGATCCCGGCTCGGCCTCCGACAGCGAGTCGACTCGATCCGATCGGCCCGAGCCCGAATCCCCGCCGTCGACGACGGCGGGTGCCGAGGGGTCGGACGCCGACGCAACCGGCGCTCCGGATCCGGAACTGCTCAGTAACGAAGAGCAGGTCCTCCGCCTCGTCAGGGAGCGCGGCGGCCGGATGAAACAGCAGGCGGTCGTCGATGAACTCGACTGGACCGACGCGAAGACGAGCAAGGTCGTCAGCGGGCTCCGCGAGGAGGGACGGCTCGAGTCGTTCCGACTGGGGCGCGAAAACGTCCTCTCGCTGCCCGACGCGGACGAGGACCTCGTCGCGGATACCTGCGCGGATGCCGGTAGCGAACGAACGGAATGA
- a CDS encoding DJ-1/PfpI family protein has product MVTTAEIVLFDGFDELDAIGPYEVLENGSQAGAALETRLVTLEEPRNDELVTASHGLRVESEGTLGEPDLLLVPGGGWTSEDAGVRAAVEDSPLPAAVEKRHIAGTTVASVCTGAMVLAEAGLLEGRPATTHAVARDDLAAAGADLADARVVDDGGILTAGGVTSGIDLALWLLEREFGADVADAVATGMEYERRGEVVA; this is encoded by the coding sequence ATGGTCACGACTGCCGAAATCGTGCTGTTCGACGGCTTCGACGAACTCGACGCGATCGGCCCCTACGAGGTCCTCGAGAACGGATCGCAGGCCGGTGCGGCCCTCGAGACGCGGCTGGTCACGCTCGAGGAACCGCGGAACGACGAACTCGTGACGGCGAGTCACGGCCTTCGCGTGGAATCTGAGGGAACGCTCGGCGAGCCGGATCTCCTGCTCGTTCCCGGCGGCGGCTGGACCAGCGAGGACGCCGGCGTCCGAGCCGCGGTCGAGGACAGCCCGCTGCCCGCGGCCGTCGAAAAGCGCCACATCGCGGGCACGACGGTCGCCTCGGTCTGTACCGGCGCGATGGTGCTCGCCGAGGCGGGGCTGCTCGAGGGCCGGCCCGCGACCACCCACGCTGTCGCGCGGGACGACCTCGCGGCCGCCGGCGCGGATCTCGCCGACGCGCGCGTCGTCGACGACGGCGGTATCCTCACCGCCGGCGGGGTCACCTCGGGGATCGATCTGGCGCTGTGGCTGCTCGAGCGCGAGTTCGGCGCGGACGTGGCCGACGCGGTCGCGACGGGGATGGAGTACGAGCGACGTGGCGAGGTCGTCGCGTGA